One Streptosporangium becharense genomic window, AACTGACATGCGTGAGCTTACGGTCCCGTTGCGACGGTGTAAACAGATCGGATCCACTTTCCGCATACGGAACGCGGATCGGGACGGGTCCGGCCGTCTGCGAGACTGGACCGCTGTGAGGTGGTTCCCATGACGAAGGCCGGCCGGCAGACCCTGACGGAGCGGCGCACCGAAGAGCTCCGCATGACGATCGCCCGCAGGGCGGCCGAGATCTTCGTCGCCGACGGCGACACCTCGGCGACGGTCGAGCGCATCGCCGACGCGGCAGGCATCGCCACCCGCACGTTCTACCGCCATTTCCCGGTCAAGGAGGACGTGGTACGGCCGCTGTTCCGCCGCAGCTCACAGCTGGTCATCGAGGCTCTGCGGGAGGCTCCCGCCGGCGGGGACCTGGTCGACGTGCTGGTCACCGTGTGGATGTCGGCGCTCGGCGAGGACACGCTCGGCCCTTCGGAGCGCCGGCTCCTGGCGGTGGTGGCCTCCAGCCCGCAGTACCGCCTGCGCTGGATGGAAGCCGACGACGAGCTGTGCGAGGCCATGGCCGAGTTCCTCGCCGGACGCATCGGCCGGGGCGGGCGTCCGCTGGAGCGGTCCCTGCCCGCCTACCTCGTGGTGCAGGCCACCCGTCACGTCTTCATGCAGTGGATCACCTCCGACACCGGCCGGGACGTCGCCGAACTGCTGCGGGAGGCCTTCCGCATGGTGCTCGACGGCGTCCGCACGGCCGCCGCCGCCCGGACGCCGCCAGGGTGAGCCCGCCTCCCGCCTCCGGCCCTCCGCAAGGCGGGCGTCGTCGGGCGGGCGTCATGGGTGCTGGACGCGTGCTCGTTCAGCCGTCCCGGTCCGTGACGGCACCGGCCGCCCCGAAGGCGCCCGAGCGGCCGAGCGCGGCGATCCGCTCCGCGCTGCATCCCAGCTCGGCCAGGACACGGTAGGTGTCGGCGCCCGCCGCGGCGGGGGCACGCGGCGGCACCGGCGCCGAACGGCTCAGCTTGATCGGAACGCCGACGCCGCGGTACGCCCCGTCGCGCACGACCATGGCGCGATGCAGGGTGTGCGGCGCGGACAGCGCGGCGTCGATGTCGTGGACCGGGCTCGCCGGCACGCCGCGCGCCGCCAGCCTGACGGCCAGGTCGCCGGCGTCGTGCGCCAGGAAGACCGGCTCCAGCTCCGCCAGCAGCTCCACGCGGTGGCCCACCCGGTCCCTGTTGCGGCGAAAGCGTGGATCATCGGCCAGGTGCGGGCGGCCGAGCACGCCGGTGAGCGCGGCGAACTGCGCGTCACTGGCGGCGGCGACGAACAGACGGCCCGGCCCCGCGGTGCGGAACACCTGGTAGGGGGCGACCGTCGGATGCGCCGCCCCGGTGCGCTCGGGCACCTCCCCCGACTGCAGGTAGGTGGCGGCGTGCGGATGCAGGATCGACAGGACCGCGTCGAACAGCGTCACGTCGACGAGTTGTCCCCGCCCGCTGCCGGCGCGTTCCAGCAACGCCAGCAGCACACCCGCGAACGCCTGGTGCGCCGCGGTGATGTCCACGATGGGAACCCCGACGCGCAACGGCTCGCCGTCGCGTTCGCCGTTGAGGCTCATCAGTCCGCCGTAGGCCTGCAGCGCGGCGTCGTAGCCGGGCAGACCCCCCAGCGGGCCGTCGACGCCGTAGCCGGTGATGCGGCAGTAGACCAGCCGGGGGAAGTCCCGCGCGAGCCGGGACTCATATCCCAGCCCCCAGCCCTGCATCGTTCCCGCCTTGAAGTTCTCCACGACCACGTCCGCCCGGGCGATGAGGTCGTACAGCACCTCCCGGGCCGGTTGCGTGCGCAGATCCAGCACGATGTTGGACTTGTTGCGGTTGAGGCCCTGGTAGTAGGCGCTCGTCGTCTCGGCCTCGTCGGCGAACGGCGGCCCCCACCGGCGGGTCTCGTCACCCGCCGGCGCCTCGACCTTGATCACTTGCGCGCCGTGGTCGGCGAGCATCTGCGCGCACAGCGGTCCGGCCAGGACCCGGCTCAGGTCGAGCACGCGTACTCCGCGGATGGCCCCGCTCACCTGGCGCCTCCCGTCAACAGCGGCCACCAGGCGCCGTCGTCGCCGCCGGCCGCGGCCAGGTGGTCGTGCCAGTGGCTCTCGTTGCCGAACTCCTCGCGCCAGGCCCACAGCCGCGTGGTCGCCGCCCCCAGGCGGTGCTCACTGGAGTAGCCGAGCGCGCCGTGCAGCTGATGGCCGATCGCGGCGACGTGCCGCGCGCCGGCCGAGGTGGTCGCCTTCGCCGCGGCGACGGCCACACCGGCGCCGGCGTCGGCGTGCTCGACCGCCGCCACGGCGGCCTCCGCGCTCACCTGCATGGCGGCGACCTCTGCGGCCAGTGCCGCCAGGTGCTGTTGCACCGCCTGGAAGCGGGCGAGCGGGCGGCCGAACTGCTCGCGTTCGGTGATGTGGCGGCGGGCGGAGACCAGCACCGCGCGGGCCGCCGCCGCGAGCTGGACGGACCTGGCCAGTGCGCCTCGCGTCAGCAGCGCGGCGGTGTCCAGGCCGGGCGGCGCGGCAGCGGGCGCCTGATCCGCCGCCACCCCCTCCAGGACGAGCACGTCCCGTGGCTCGCCGGCGAGGTTCTCCGCGGTGACGAGGCGCGGGCCGCCCGGCCGGCGGGCGCCACCGGGGATGACGGCGACCATGCGGTCCTGCCCGCACCGGGCCGTCGTGACGACGTGGTCGGCATGCCGGGCCCACGGCACGCGAAGGCGCCCCGACAGGCGCAGCGCACCGTCCCGCCAGTGCCCGTGGGCCTCGTCCAGTGAGGCGACCACCAGGCCGCCGGGGACCGGCAGCCCCGCGCCGGCCAGGAGCCAGCCGGCCAGGAAGGCGGTCTCCGCCACCGGTACCCCGGCGGCGTGGAAGGCCGTCAGGTCCGTCACCTCCGCCAGATCGCGCAGGTCTCCCCCGCTGCCGCCGGCCTCCTCGGGCACCCCGACCAGATGGAACCCGGCCTCGCTCAGGTCCTTCCACACCACATGGTCGAAGCCGCCGGCGCGGGTGCGGTCTTCGCCCCGCCCACGCAGGATGGCGGTCACCGCTGCGCGGATCTCCGCACGCAGGTCGTCGCTCACCGGACCCCCAGTCCCCGTGCCACGACCGAGCGGAGGATCTCGTTGCTGCCGCCGCGCAGGGTGAACACCGGTGAATGCAGGACCGCCTCGGCGAGCAGTCCTTCCAGGCCCGGCCCGTTCCTGCGGGGTTCGATGCCCGCCAGCCGCCGTACGGTCTCCACCACGTCTCCTTCGAAGCGGGATCCGAGATCCTTCACCAGCGCGGCGGCGATCTCGGGCGGCCGCCCCTCGGCCAGGGCCGCCGCCACGGACAACGACATCTGGCGCAGGGTCCACGCCCTGGCCGTGAGCCGGCCCAGTTCCCGCTCGGCGACCGCGTCGCCCCGCTGCCGCACCTGCTCGGCCCAGGCCCGCAGGAGCGGCACCGTGCTCATGTACCGCTCGGGCCCGGACCGCTCGTGCGCCAGCTCGGCGGTGACCTGCCGCCACCCCGCGCCGCGCTCGCCCAGCAGGCTGTCCTGCCCGACGACGGCCGCGTCGAAGACCACCTCGTTAAAGTGGTGTTCCCCATCGATGGTGCCGATGGGGCGGATCTCCACCCCCGGTGCCGGCAGGTCCACGACGAACTGCGACAGCCCCGCGTGCCGGTCCGCCGGCGAACCGTCGGTACGGGCCAGGACGACGATCGCGTGGGCGAAGTGCGCTCCGGTCGTCCACATCTTCGTCCCGGTGATCTCCCACCCGCCGTCGACCCGCCGGGCGCGGGTGCGTACGGAGGCCAGATCGGAGCCGGCGTCGGGCTCGCTCATCCCGATGGCGAAGTAGCACTCACCGCGCGCGATCGCCGGCAGATAGCGCTGCCGCTGCGCCTTGCTGCCGTGACGCAGGATCGACGGCGCCATCTGGCGGTCGGCGATCCAGTGCGCGGCGACGGGCGCGCCCGCGGCCAGCAGCTCCTCGGTCACGACGAACCGCTCCAGCGGTGATCGGTCATGGCCTCCGTAGGCGCTCGGCAGCGTCATGCCGATCCAGCCGCGCGCGCCCAGGCGCCGGCTGAAGGCCGGATCGGCCACCGACATCCACGCGTCGCAGCGCGGAACGAAGGCGCCTGCCCGCAACTCGTCGTCCAGAAAGCCGCGGACCTCGTCGCGGAGCCGCTGCGAGGCCGCGCTGAGACGGTGCGGGGGAAGATGGATGGTCGCTGTCAACCGGACTCCTCCTTCAGTCCAGTTCACGCTATGGGAGCGCAACCGGCAGGAGGGGACGGTGTTCCGTTCAGCGGACGGCCAGGTGCGTCCACTCGGTGCTGTTCACCGGTGCCGGCGCTCAGCGCGCCGGGGGTGGGTGATCGCACCGGGGCGAAGACCTCGAGAGTGCGCATGCACGGCGGACCCACCTCGGCGACGGCCCGTCCGGTGTCCACGCTCCGCTCCGCCGCAGGGGGGCGCCCACCGCGCACGCCCTGTGTGATCCGCAGCCTCCGGTGCTCAGCCGGTGACGCTGCCACCGTTGAGGTTGAGGGTCTGGCCGGTCATCCATGACGCCTCCGGGGAGGCGAGATAGACCACGGCCGCCCCGACGTCCTGCGGCGTGCCGAGCCTGCGGGTCGGGATCCGCTGCGCGAACTCCTGTGTGCTGTCTCCGGCGGCGTTGCTCTGCAGCCCGAGCGCGAGAGAGTTGGCGGTCACGCCCAACGGGGCGAGTTCCTGGGACAGGTGCCGGATGAAGCCCTCCACGCCGCTCTTGGCCGCCCCGTACAGCGAGATGCCCGCCGCCGAGCCGGTGCGCGCGGCCCCGGAGGAAATCTGCACGATTCGCCCCCATCCCGCCTCGCACATGTCGTCGGCGACGGCCGACACGCAGTTCATGGCGCCGAACAGGTTGATCTCCACCGGTGCCCGCCACCGGTCCGGTGCGAGGGTGCGGAACGGCCCCTGCCCGAAGTCGGCGGGGATGCCCGCGTTGTGGACCAGGATGTCGAGATGACGCCCGAACTCCGTGCGGGCCCGGCCGACGCCCTCGCGCACCGCCTTCAGGTCGGTGACGTCGAAGACGACGGGCACAGCGCGTCCCCCGGCGGAGGTGATCTCTTCGCTCACCGCTTCGGCACGCTCGGGCACCAGATCGTTGACCGCCACCGCGGCGCCTCGCGCGGCCAGCGCCCGGGCGATCCCCGCTCCGGCGTTCTGACCGGCTCCGGTCACCAACGCGGTCCGGCCCGACAGATCGAACATCGTCTCTTCCCTTTCCTCTGCACAATGACGGCCGGCACCCTGCCGGCCCCGTTCATCGCCGCACCAGCCGGTCATCGGTACTGGAGCAGTTCCACCAGGTGCCCTTCGGGGTCTTCGACCTGCGCGACGGTCACGCCGGCCTGCGGCACGGCCCTGGGGGCGACACGCACGGCTCCGCCGGCGTCTTCCGCCGCCCGCACCACCTGCTCGACGTCGTCGACGACGAAGCCGAGCACGGTCTCACCGGGCTCGGGGCGTGCCCGGTGAGGGCGGTGGAGCAGGACGAGGGAGGGCTCCTCGTGGTCTGCGGCGCACAGGATCACCTCCTCGCGCGCGTCGAGGCCCTCCCCGCCGGAGACGCGGTGCTTGACGACCAGGCCCAGCGCCGTGGAGTAGAACGCGGCCTCAGCTTCGAGATCGCCGACGAGGAGCTTGGTGAACGCGAAGCGCTGGCCGACGGCCATGGTGCCTCCTGGGAAGTGGTGGATCCTGGCGCCGGCACGCGAACCCTGTCGTGGATGCGCTCAACGCCGACGCGAAGGCCAGTACACCGGCTGGCGGGCGGCGCCGGACGCGAGTGTTCCACTGATCGGGAACCCCGTGTGTGATCGGGAACCCCGCGTGCCCTCAATGGGGTGCCACTCCGGCGACCTCGCGTAATCGACTGTCGCCTATTCGGCTGTGGTTGAGCTCGTGGCCGTCACATGGGGTGCAGCGGCTCCAGGGGTTGCCGGCGGCAGTAGCGATGCGGCTGGTCTGCCGGTCGGTGTAGCCGGACGCGTGGAAGCTCGTGGATTTCCTCGTCGAGGGCTTGTCGATCGTGTCCGGCTACCAGCCGCAGTTCGCGCAGGTCATTGGACAGGGACGTACGCCGTCCGAAGGCATTGACAAGTTGATCAACACGTTGGCCGATCGACTGAAGGGGTGATCGGCGCCTCGTATGAGGCGCCACGTTCGTCCCTCCTTTGGTGACACCGACCCGAGCGCCGGGCCTCACTCACCGGCCAGTCCTTTGGTGATCAGGTTCAGGCCGTGGGCGAAGTGGCCGGCGAAGTCGGTGCTGGTCAGCGTGGCCTCGGCGGCTGCCAGGTTGGGGTAGGTACCCGGGTCGAGGGCCGCGTGCAGCAGGGTCAGCGTGGCGGGCAACTCGGACTCGGCGAGAGCCTGGGCGGCCTGTTCCTCCAGCGTGTGGCCGATGACGAAGTGG contains:
- a CDS encoding TetR/AcrR family transcriptional regulator → MTKAGRQTLTERRTEELRMTIARRAAEIFVADGDTSATVERIADAAGIATRTFYRHFPVKEDVVRPLFRRSSQLVIEALREAPAGGDLVDVLVTVWMSALGEDTLGPSERRLLAVVASSPQYRLRWMEADDELCEAMAEFLAGRIGRGGRPLERSLPAYLVVQATRHVFMQWITSDTGRDVAELLREAFRMVLDGVRTAAAARTPPG
- a CDS encoding CaiB/BaiF CoA transferase family protein; translation: MSGAIRGVRVLDLSRVLAGPLCAQMLADHGAQVIKVEAPAGDETRRWGPPFADEAETTSAYYQGLNRNKSNIVLDLRTQPAREVLYDLIARADVVVENFKAGTMQGWGLGYESRLARDFPRLVYCRITGYGVDGPLGGLPGYDAALQAYGGLMSLNGERDGEPLRVGVPIVDITAAHQAFAGVLLALLERAGSGRGQLVDVTLFDAVLSILHPHAATYLQSGEVPERTGAAHPTVAPYQVFRTAGPGRLFVAAASDAQFAALTGVLGRPHLADDPRFRRNRDRVGHRVELLAELEPVFLAHDAGDLAVRLAARGVPASPVHDIDAALSAPHTLHRAMVVRDGAYRGVGVPIKLSRSAPVPPRAPAAAGADTYRVLAELGCSAERIAALGRSGAFGAAGAVTDRDG
- a CDS encoding acyl-CoA dehydrogenase family protein, translating into MSDDLRAEIRAAVTAILRGRGEDRTRAGGFDHVVWKDLSEAGFHLVGVPEEAGGSGGDLRDLAEVTDLTAFHAAGVPVAETAFLAGWLLAGAGLPVPGGLVVASLDEAHGHWRDGALRLSGRLRVPWARHADHVVTTARCGQDRMVAVIPGGARRPGGPRLVTAENLAGEPRDVLVLEGVAADQAPAAAPPGLDTAALLTRGALARSVQLAAAARAVLVSARRHITEREQFGRPLARFQAVQQHLAALAAEVAAMQVSAEAAVAAVEHADAGAGVAVAAAKATTSAGARHVAAIGHQLHGALGYSSEHRLGAATTRLWAWREEFGNESHWHDHLAAAGGDDGAWWPLLTGGAR
- a CDS encoding acyl-CoA dehydrogenase family protein, whose protein sequence is MTATIHLPPHRLSAASQRLRDEVRGFLDDELRAGAFVPRCDAWMSVADPAFSRRLGARGWIGMTLPSAYGGHDRSPLERFVVTEELLAAGAPVAAHWIADRQMAPSILRHGSKAQRQRYLPAIARGECYFAIGMSEPDAGSDLASVRTRARRVDGGWEITGTKMWTTGAHFAHAIVVLARTDGSPADRHAGLSQFVVDLPAPGVEIRPIGTIDGEHHFNEVVFDAAVVGQDSLLGERGAGWRQVTAELAHERSGPERYMSTVPLLRAWAEQVRQRGDAVAERELGRLTARAWTLRQMSLSVAAALAEGRPPEIAAALVKDLGSRFEGDVVETVRRLAGIEPRRNGPGLEGLLAEAVLHSPVFTLRGGSNEILRSVVARGLGVR
- a CDS encoding SDR family NAD(P)-dependent oxidoreductase — translated: MFDLSGRTALVTGAGQNAGAGIARALAARGAAVAVNDLVPERAEAVSEEITSAGGRAVPVVFDVTDLKAVREGVGRARTEFGRHLDILVHNAGIPADFGQGPFRTLAPDRWRAPVEINLFGAMNCVSAVADDMCEAGWGRIVQISSGAARTGSAAGISLYGAAKSGVEGFIRHLSQELAPLGVTANSLALGLQSNAAGDSTQEFAQRIPTRRLGTPQDVGAAVVYLASPEASWMTGQTLNLNGGSVTG
- a CDS encoding VOC family protein, with protein sequence MAVGQRFAFTKLLVGDLEAEAAFYSTALGLVVKHRVSGGEGLDAREEVILCAADHEEPSLVLLHRPHRARPEPGETVLGFVVDDVEQVVRAAEDAGGAVRVAPRAVPQAGVTVAQVEDPEGHLVELLQYR